In Desulfocurvus vexinensis DSM 17965, a genomic segment contains:
- the rlmN gene encoding 23S rRNA (adenine(2503)-C(2))-methyltransferase RlmN: MVNLVELTLAELGALLADLGQPAYRAEQVWQWLWQKRCRDVGEMTNLSKELRTALADRATIAWPEVADVQVSADTTVKLLLRLADGALAETVLIPERTHVTQCLSTQVGCPMACTFCSTGQMGLVRNMTMGEILAQLLVAQQYLADQGQDPDELKNLVFMGMGEPLLNLDELMKSLAALGHDKGLNFSPRRITVSTCGVPKGLEVLGDSGLAMLAVSLHAPTQELRARLMPRAAALAPLDELMAALDRYPLRPRQRITYEYIMLRGVNDQPEHARQLVRLLGQRKAKVNLIAFNASPGAAYASTERMDILAFEKMLHVKGLTATIRGSKGQDIAAACGQLKAEHDRITTRCDKDNAQ; encoded by the coding sequence ATGGTGAACCTCGTCGAACTGACCCTGGCCGAACTGGGGGCCCTGCTCGCGGACCTCGGCCAGCCCGCCTACCGGGCCGAGCAGGTCTGGCAATGGCTGTGGCAGAAGCGCTGCCGCGACGTGGGCGAGATGACCAATCTTTCCAAGGAGCTGCGCACGGCCCTGGCCGACCGCGCGACCATCGCCTGGCCCGAGGTGGCCGATGTCCAGGTCAGCGCCGACACCACGGTCAAGCTGCTGCTGCGCCTGGCCGACGGCGCCCTGGCGGAAACCGTGCTCATCCCCGAGCGCACCCATGTGACCCAGTGCCTGTCCACCCAGGTGGGCTGCCCCATGGCCTGCACCTTCTGCTCCACCGGGCAGATGGGCCTTGTGCGCAACATGACCATGGGCGAAATCCTGGCCCAGCTCCTCGTGGCCCAGCAGTATCTGGCCGACCAGGGCCAGGACCCGGACGAACTGAAGAACCTCGTGTTCATGGGCATGGGCGAGCCGCTGCTGAACCTGGACGAGCTGATGAAAAGCCTCGCCGCCCTGGGCCACGACAAGGGCCTCAACTTTTCCCCGCGCAGGATCACCGTGTCCACGTGCGGCGTGCCCAAGGGACTGGAGGTGCTCGGAGACAGCGGCCTGGCCATGCTCGCCGTCTCGTTGCATGCGCCGACCCAGGAGCTGCGCGCGCGGCTCATGCCCCGCGCCGCGGCCCTGGCGCCCCTGGACGAACTCATGGCCGCCCTGGACCGCTACCCCCTGCGGCCCCGCCAGCGCATCACCTACGAATACATCATGCTGCGCGGCGTGAACGACCAGCCCGAGCACGCGCGCCAGCTCGTGCGCCTGCTGGGCCAGCGCAAGGCCAAGGTCAACCTCATCGCCTTCAACGCGTCACCGGGCGCGGCGTATGCAAGCACCGAGCGCATGGACATCCTGGCCTTCGAGAAGATGCTGCACGTCAAGGGCCTGACGGCCACCATCCGCGGCAGCAAGGGCCAGGACATCGCCGCCGCCTGCGGCCAGCTCAAGGCCGAGCACGACCGCATCACAACCCGTTGCGACAAGGACAACGCACAATGA
- a CDS encoding HD domain-containing protein, producing the protein MSDPYKDAISICKTIMRNGYDAYVVNARMQRLVQDDSGTVELDIATDIDFKGLDRLFPTIERSDAALAFAKLHEGSVLYRFYPTDIEDGSHPEECVARVTPRLLQKLQERGEVSPSLTCPYIPATEDHYQGFDDLGSGEVKLSGIPDETLKRDYLRAVRAMRFAANYHLPIENNTWMAILRGARRVLDYVSVSDIMDEWRKVEAENMADFVRLLFDSMILHGLVPEVAALSRVRQRRSDTEWETVFDRTLAVMRHYPEELPFDWLGTMSCLFHDVGKLYTAEFFEGEWTFYQHHRVGAKVTRKILKRLRFSSGDIDLICHLVRHHRRFSYMLTDRGIRRFKALDEYPRLMEIERAKVKARGGNYTEFNHNMKMLERTDTPEEMLEPLLNGNEIMDFAGLQPGPAVGIIREALLKAQVAGEVGSIPDAVEFVIRYKEREALA; encoded by the coding sequence ATGAGCGACCCCTATAAAGACGCCATATCCATCTGCAAGACCATCATGCGCAACGGCTACGACGCCTACGTGGTCAATGCCAGGATGCAGCGCCTGGTGCAGGACGACAGCGGCACCGTCGAGCTGGACATCGCCACGGACATCGATTTCAAGGGCCTGGACCGGCTCTTCCCGACCATAGAGCGCTCCGACGCGGCCCTGGCCTTCGCCAAGCTGCACGAGGGCAGCGTCCTCTACCGCTTCTACCCCACGGACATCGAGGACGGCTCGCACCCCGAGGAATGCGTGGCGCGCGTCACCCCCCGGCTGCTGCAAAAGCTCCAGGAGCGGGGCGAGGTTTCCCCCAGCCTGACCTGCCCCTACATCCCGGCCACCGAGGACCACTACCAGGGCTTCGACGACCTGGGCTCCGGCGAGGTCAAGCTCTCGGGCATCCCCGACGAAACCCTCAAGCGCGACTACCTGCGCGCCGTACGCGCCATGCGCTTTGCCGCCAACTACCACCTGCCCATCGAGAACAACACCTGGATGGCCATCCTGCGCGGGGCGCGCCGCGTGCTGGACTACGTGTCCGTGTCCGACATCATGGACGAATGGCGCAAGGTCGAGGCCGAGAACATGGCCGACTTCGTGCGCCTGCTCTTCGACTCCATGATCCTGCACGGGCTGGTGCCCGAGGTCGCCGCCCTGTCGCGCGTGCGCCAGCGCCGAAGCGACACCGAGTGGGAAACCGTCTTCGACCGCACCCTGGCCGTGATGCGCCACTACCCCGAAGAGCTGCCCTTCGACTGGCTGGGCACCATGTCCTGCCTGTTCCACGACGTGGGCAAGCTCTACACCGCCGAGTTCTTCGAGGGCGAGTGGACCTTCTACCAGCACCACCGCGTGGGCGCCAAGGTCACGCGCAAGATCTTGAAGCGCCTGCGCTTCTCCTCCGGCGACATCGACCTCATCTGCCACCTGGTGCGCCACCACAGGCGCTTCAGCTACATGCTCACCGACCGGGGCATCCGCCGCTTCAAGGCCCTGGACGAATACCCCCGGCTGATGGAGATCGAACGCGCCAAGGTCAAGGCGCGCGGCGGCAACTACACGGAATTCAACCACAACATGAAGATGCTGGAGCGCACGGACACGCCCGAGGAAATGCTCGAACCGCTGCTCAACGGCAACGAAATCATGGACTTCGCGGGGCTGCAGCCCGGCCCGGCGGTGGGCATCATCCGCGAGGCCCTGCTCAAGGCCCAGGTGGCTGGCGAGGTGGGCTCCATCCCCGACGCCGTGGAATTCGTCATCCGCTACAAGGAGCGCGAGGCCCTGGCCTAG
- a CDS encoding dihydroorotase: MSNAEFIVKGARWRGESVDVLVAQGRILELRPSGNYMDPGAQKIPAGGALLLPALTDCHVHLREPGFEYKEDIVSGLGAAAQGGFANIMCMANTRPVNDEAAVTEMMLEKARRAWKNGPRLFPVAALTRGLAGAELAELAELRRAGCVAASNDGLPVRNSELFRRAVEYAADAGLIVIDHCEDPDMAPGAGVNEGEVSSRLGLKGQPVAAEAMQVARDILLAEYLGLPIHIAHVSCRQAVELLAWAKGRGVPVTAETCPHYLLLTDEAVENYSTAAKVSPPLRTLDDVLAVRQALREGVIDILVTDHAPHAAHEKEVPFAEAPNGISGLDTALALTMRMVDEGILDLDTALRAWCWRPAEIFGLPACTFKRDDPADFVLYDPGAPWELTPERMRSKGKNTPFMGQTLPGRVNALFVGGVRIV, from the coding sequence GTGTCCAACGCCGAATTCATCGTCAAGGGCGCCCGCTGGCGGGGCGAGAGCGTGGACGTGCTCGTGGCCCAAGGCCGCATCCTGGAGCTGCGGCCCTCGGGCAACTACATGGACCCCGGCGCGCAGAAGATCCCCGCCGGAGGCGCGCTGCTGCTGCCCGCCCTGACCGACTGCCACGTGCACCTGCGCGAGCCCGGCTTCGAGTACAAGGAGGACATCGTCTCCGGCCTGGGGGCCGCCGCCCAGGGCGGGTTCGCCAACATCATGTGCATGGCCAACACCCGCCCGGTGAACGACGAGGCCGCCGTGACGGAAATGATGCTCGAAAAGGCGCGCCGCGCCTGGAAGAACGGCCCGCGCCTGTTCCCCGTGGCCGCCCTGACGCGCGGCCTGGCCGGGGCCGAGCTGGCCGAGCTGGCCGAACTGCGCCGCGCGGGCTGCGTGGCGGCCTCCAACGACGGGCTGCCCGTGCGCAATTCCGAGCTGTTCCGCCGCGCCGTGGAATACGCCGCCGACGCGGGCCTGATCGTCATCGACCACTGCGAAGACCCCGACATGGCCCCCGGCGCCGGGGTCAACGAGGGCGAGGTCAGCTCGCGCCTGGGCCTCAAGGGCCAGCCCGTGGCCGCCGAGGCCATGCAGGTCGCCCGCGACATCCTGCTGGCCGAATACCTGGGCCTGCCCATCCACATCGCCCACGTCTCCTGCCGCCAGGCCGTGGAACTCCTGGCCTGGGCCAAGGGCCGGGGCGTGCCCGTGACCGCCGAAACCTGCCCGCACTACCTGCTGCTCACCGACGAGGCCGTGGAGAACTACTCCACCGCTGCCAAGGTCAGCCCGCCCCTGCGGACCTTGGACGACGTGCTGGCCGTGCGCCAGGCCCTGCGCGAGGGCGTCATCGACATCCTGGTCACCGACCACGCGCCCCACGCGGCCCACGAAAAGGAGGTGCCCTTCGCCGAGGCGCCCAACGGCATCTCCGGGCTGGACACCGCCCTGGCCCTGACCATGCGCATGGTGGACGAGGGCATTTTGGACCTGGACACCGCCCTGCGCGCCTGGTGCTGGCGCCCGGCGGAGATCTTCGGCCTGCCCGCCTGCACCTTCAAACGCGACGACCCGGCGGATTTCGTGCTCTACGACCCGGGCGCGCCCTGGGAGCTGACCCCCGAGCGGATGCGCTCCAAGGGCAAGAACACGCCCTTCATGGGCCAGACCCTGCCCGGGCGCGTCAACGCCCTGTTCGTCGGCGGGGTGCGAATCGTTTGA
- a CDS encoding aspartate carbamoyltransferase catalytic subunit, with translation MHWTHKDLLDVCDLSTGDVERIFETADSFMEINRRQVKKVPTLKGKSVVLFFAEPSTRTKTSFDVAAKRLSADTFSLAKSGSSLSKGESLKDTAWTLQAMNPDAIVLRDSRSGAARFIAERLDCSVLNAGDGWHAHPTQALLDAFTLRRAWGGEFAGRTVTILGDIAHSRVARSNVNLLTRLGATVRVCGPRTLLPPRLDTWPVTVCHDLGSGLDGADAVMCLRLQLERQQDGLLPSLREYAQTWGLSRRALRKAKAGAKVLHPGPINRGVEIASDLADDPDSLILDQVASGVAVRMALLFLFLTRKD, from the coding sequence ATGCACTGGACCCACAAGGACTTGCTGGACGTCTGCGACCTCTCCACCGGAGACGTGGAGCGGATCTTCGAGACCGCCGACTCCTTCATGGAGATCAACCGGCGCCAGGTGAAGAAGGTCCCGACCCTCAAGGGCAAAAGCGTGGTGCTGTTCTTCGCCGAACCCAGCACGCGCACCAAGACCAGCTTCGATGTGGCCGCCAAGCGCCTGTCGGCGGACACCTTCTCCCTGGCCAAGTCCGGCTCCAGCCTGAGCAAGGGCGAAAGCCTCAAGGACACGGCCTGGACCCTGCAGGCCATGAACCCCGACGCCATCGTGCTGCGCGACTCGCGCTCGGGCGCGGCGCGCTTCATCGCCGAGCGCCTGGACTGCTCGGTGCTCAACGCGGGCGACGGCTGGCACGCCCACCCCACCCAGGCCCTGCTGGACGCCTTCACCCTGCGCCGGGCCTGGGGCGGCGAGTTCGCCGGGCGCACGGTGACCATCCTGGGCGACATCGCCCACAGCCGCGTGGCGCGCTCTAACGTCAACCTGCTGACCCGCCTGGGCGCCACGGTGCGCGTGTGCGGCCCGCGCACCCTGCTGCCCCCGCGCCTGGACACCTGGCCGGTGACCGTGTGCCACGACCTGGGCAGCGGCCTGGACGGCGCCGACGCCGTGATGTGCCTGCGCCTGCAGCTGGAGCGCCAGCAGGACGGCCTGCTGCCCAGCCTGCGCGAATACGCCCAGACCTGGGGCCTGTCGCGCCGGGCCCTGCGCAAGGCCAAGGCCGGGGCCAAGGTGCTGCACCCCGGGCCCATCAACCGCGGCGTGGAAATCGCCTCGGACCTGGCCGACGACCCCGACAGCCTGATCCTGGACCAGGTCGCCTCGGGCGTGGCCGTGCGCATGGCGCTGCTGTTCCTGTTCCTGACCCGCAAAGACTAG
- a CDS encoding amidohydrolase family protein yields MRAMRAIRAREIIIHPRRPPVDDGAVVFDAGRVLASGAAGEVLRGFAGPVEDLGPVTVTPGLINAHVHLELSHVAGNTTGGQGFTAWVRSLLTNSLVKLSQLALDKAIAQIQASGTVAVIDITSRNTAQVAAALDAANIGGLLAVEFFGFANAGALRWPVDLDELSGPARERVAAAGHALYSTHPETLAAAKAWCTRHGRPFSMHLAEHPDETEQMLTGKGEFARLLRKAGVLPEDWAPPGCRPVAYADRLGLLDENTLAVHCVQLDPGDIATLAARGASVCLCPRSNEYIAVGRAPWQALDSAGVPLCLGTDGLSSNQDLSLWNEAAALLRAPGGPGFFQVLEWMTLNPARLLGAQRLYGTLEPGAVAGYSIVPDGAIRAA; encoded by the coding sequence ATGCGCGCCATGCGAGCCATCCGCGCCAGGGAGATCATCATCCACCCCCGCCGTCCGCCCGTGGACGACGGCGCCGTGGTGTTCGACGCCGGGCGGGTGCTGGCCTCGGGCGCGGCGGGCGAAGTGCTGCGCGGCTTCGCCGGGCCCGTGGAGGACCTGGGGCCCGTCACCGTGACCCCGGGGCTCATCAACGCCCATGTGCACCTGGAGCTGTCCCATGTCGCCGGGAACACCACGGGCGGCCAAGGCTTCACCGCCTGGGTGCGCAGCCTGCTGACCAACTCGCTGGTCAAGCTCTCCCAGCTCGCCCTGGACAAGGCCATCGCCCAGATCCAGGCCAGCGGCACCGTGGCCGTCATCGACATCACCTCGCGCAACACGGCCCAGGTGGCCGCCGCCCTGGACGCCGCGAACATCGGCGGGCTGCTGGCCGTGGAATTCTTCGGTTTCGCCAATGCCGGGGCCCTGCGCTGGCCTGTGGACCTGGACGAACTGTCCGGCCCGGCCCGGGAGCGTGTGGCCGCCGCCGGGCACGCCCTGTACTCCACCCACCCCGAGACCCTGGCAGCGGCCAAGGCCTGGTGCACCCGCCACGGGCGGCCCTTCTCCATGCACCTGGCCGAGCACCCCGACGAGACCGAGCAGATGCTCACCGGCAAGGGCGAATTCGCCCGGCTGCTGCGCAAGGCGGGCGTGCTGCCCGAGGACTGGGCGCCCCCCGGCTGCCGCCCCGTGGCCTACGCCGACCGCCTGGGCCTGCTGGACGAGAACACCCTGGCCGTGCACTGCGTGCAGCTCGACCCGGGCGACATCGCCACCCTGGCCGCCCGGGGCGCCTCGGTCTGCCTGTGCCCGCGCAGCAACGAATACATCGCCGTGGGCCGCGCGCCCTGGCAGGCCCTGGACAGCGCCGGGGTGCCCCTGTGCCTGGGCACCGACGGCCTGTCGTCCAACCAGGACCTGAGCCTGTGGAACGAGGCCGCCGCCCTGCTGCGCGCGCCCGGCGGGCCGGGGTTCTTCCAGGTGCTGGAGTGGATGACCCTGAACCCCGCGCGGCTGCTGGGCGCCCAGAGGCTGTACGGAACACTTGAACCCGGCGCGGTTGCAGGGTACAGCATAGTCCCGGACGGAGCGATCCGTGCGGCGTGA
- a CDS encoding triose-phosphate isomerase: protein MPFLHFNRWKTQYPLQNQETPELYRENFPYTKIGRVNFDDSFLVPRPADPMFITDTTFRDGQQARPPYTVKQIETIFDMLHRLGGTSGLIRQSEFFLYSDKDRRAVERCMEKGYKFPEITGWIRANQADLKLVKDMGLKETGMLTSVSDYHVYLKLKKDRQQAMDDYLKIVATALDWGIIPRCHFEDVTRADIYGFCIPFARKLMEMSEESGLPVKIRLCDTLGFGVPYPGAALPRSVAKIVRAFTDEAGVPGQWLEWHGHNDFHKVLVNASTAWLYGCSGANGTLLGFGERTGNAPIEALVIEYISLTGEDDAAHPEVISEIAEYFSRELDYRIPDNYPFAGRDFNATSAGIHVDGLIKNEEIYNIFDTGRILGRPVPIIITDKSGRAGVAYWINQSLQLRGADAIDKRHPAVGKISERINEAYEKGRTTSFSNKEMKVLVKRYLPELFVSEFDHLKKVAHQLAAKIITKLSQDCEIRSLSSDKVERCMDDFLDDYSFIQYIYLIDTTGHLVASSVCHPEDEPKYKTFDHQTDFSTRDWFVEPMRTGKMHVTDFYKSHFTGKLCLTVATPVDDEDLNIKGVLGADIRFEELLKRQEDLELDTEDEDTLPPSED, encoded by the coding sequence ATGCCCTTTTTGCATTTCAACCGCTGGAAAACGCAGTACCCGCTCCAGAACCAGGAAACCCCCGAGCTGTACCGCGAGAATTTCCCCTATACCAAGATCGGCCGCGTCAACTTCGACGACAGCTTCCTGGTGCCGCGCCCGGCGGACCCGATGTTCATCACCGACACCACCTTCCGCGACGGCCAGCAGGCCCGCCCGCCCTACACCGTGAAGCAGATCGAGACCATCTTCGACATGCTCCACCGCCTGGGCGGCACCTCGGGGCTCATCCGCCAGAGCGAGTTCTTCCTCTACTCCGACAAGGACCGCCGCGCCGTGGAGCGCTGCATGGAGAAGGGCTACAAGTTTCCCGAGATCACCGGCTGGATCAGGGCCAACCAGGCCGACCTGAAGCTCGTCAAGGACATGGGGCTCAAGGAAACCGGGATGCTCACCTCGGTATCCGACTACCACGTGTACCTGAAGCTCAAGAAGGACCGCCAGCAGGCCATGGACGACTACCTGAAGATCGTCGCCACGGCCCTGGACTGGGGCATCATCCCCCGCTGCCACTTCGAGGACGTGACCCGCGCCGACATCTACGGCTTCTGCATCCCCTTCGCGCGCAAGCTGATGGAGATGAGCGAGGAGAGCGGCCTGCCGGTGAAGATCCGCCTGTGCGACACCCTGGGCTTCGGCGTGCCCTACCCCGGCGCGGCCCTGCCGCGCTCGGTGGCCAAGATCGTGCGCGCCTTCACCGACGAGGCCGGGGTGCCCGGGCAGTGGCTGGAATGGCACGGGCACAACGACTTCCACAAGGTGCTGGTCAACGCCTCCACGGCCTGGCTCTACGGCTGCTCCGGGGCCAACGGCACCCTGCTGGGCTTTGGCGAGCGCACGGGCAACGCGCCCATCGAGGCCCTGGTCATCGAGTACATCTCGCTGACCGGCGAGGACGACGCGGCCCACCCCGAGGTCATCTCCGAGATCGCCGAATACTTCTCGCGCGAGCTGGACTACCGCATCCCCGACAACTACCCCTTCGCCGGGCGCGACTTCAACGCCACCAGTGCGGGCATCCATGTGGACGGGCTGATCAAGAACGAGGAAATCTACAATATCTTCGACACCGGGCGCATCCTGGGCCGCCCGGTGCCGATCATCATCACCGACAAGTCGGGCCGCGCGGGCGTGGCCTACTGGATCAACCAGTCCCTGCAACTGCGCGGTGCCGACGCCATCGACAAGCGCCATCCCGCCGTGGGCAAGATCTCCGAGCGCATCAACGAGGCCTACGAGAAGGGCCGCACCACCTCCTTCTCCAACAAGGAGATGAAGGTCCTGGTCAAGCGCTACCTGCCCGAGTTGTTCGTGTCCGAGTTCGACCACCTCAAGAAGGTCGCCCACCAGCTGGCCGCCAAGATCATTACCAAGCTCTCCCAGGACTGCGAGATCAGGAGCCTGTCGTCGGACAAGGTCGAGCGCTGCATGGACGACTTTTTGGACGACTACTCCTTCATCCAGTACATCTACCTCATCGACACCACCGGGCACCTGGTGGCCAGCTCGGTCTGCCACCCCGAGGACGAGCCCAAGTACAAGACCTTCGACCACCAGACGGACTTCTCCACCCGCGACTGGTTCGTGGAACCCATGCGCACGGGCAAGATGCACGTCACGGACTTCTACAAATCGCACTTCACCGGCAAGCTGTGCCTGACCGTGGCCACCCCGGTGGACGACGAGGACCTGAACATCAAGGGCGTACTCGGCGCGGACATCCGCTTCGAGGAACTGCTCAAGCGCCAGGAAGACCTGGAGCTGGACACCGAGGACGAGGACACCCTGCCGCCCAGCGAGGACTAG
- the topA gene encoding type I DNA topoisomerase — MSKSLIIVESPAKVKTIKKFLGRNYAVEASVGHVRDLPPKALGVDEDTFEPEYRVIGGKEKVVERLTSAAAKADNVYLAPDPDREGEAIAWHVAELIKDKSKAISRIQFNEITARAVREALEHPRELNQDLFNSQQARRVLDRLVGYKVSPLLWKKVKSGISAGRVQSVALKLIVDREKERLAFVPEEYWVLRATLAGAEPPAFVADLAKVAGKKAEVGDAAMAQAVEDEARTGPFVVAEVAEKERTRQPAPPYITSTLQQDANRRLGYSAKKTMGAAQRLYEGVELGGDRGLTALITYMRTDSVRIADDARDAAREFIIGRFGEDFYPPKARHFKTKASAQDAHEAIRPVDVAITPEDVQAALPAEQFQLYKLIWRRFVASQMAAARFWDTTVDIAAGSTLWRAKGERMLFAGFLRVLGGQDDEQGPDNELPRLEAGQTLTLADFSKEQKFTQPPPRYSEASLVRELEEKGIGRPSTYAAIISTILGREYVEQVNKRFAPTDLGVVVSDLLSEHFPRLMDVGFTAGMEEGLDKVADGQQDWIGLLKEFTADFYPSLEQARVGMRRVKAGLDTGVACEICGKPMVIKFGRAGTFLACTGYPDCRNTKNFTRNEEGRIEIVEAARVEPEKVGRACPDCGGDLVIKNARTGSRFIACNNYPDCTYAEPFSTGVPCPQCGKGELVEKSSRRGKLFFSCSRYPECDYALWNKPVQTPCSACGWPILEEKTTKTRGRHLACPNKACRHTRDLDEE, encoded by the coding sequence ATGAGCAAAAGCCTGATCATCGTCGAGTCCCCGGCCAAGGTGAAGACCATCAAGAAGTTCCTGGGTCGCAACTATGCCGTGGAAGCCTCCGTGGGCCACGTGCGCGACCTGCCGCCCAAGGCCCTTGGCGTGGACGAGGACACCTTCGAGCCCGAATACCGCGTCATCGGCGGCAAGGAAAAGGTCGTGGAGCGGCTGACCAGCGCCGCGGCCAAGGCCGACAACGTCTACCTCGCGCCGGACCCCGACCGCGAGGGCGAGGCCATTGCCTGGCACGTGGCCGAGCTCATCAAGGACAAGAGCAAGGCCATAAGCCGCATCCAGTTCAACGAGATCACCGCGCGGGCCGTGCGCGAGGCCCTGGAGCACCCCCGCGAGCTGAACCAGGACCTCTTCAACTCCCAGCAGGCCCGGCGCGTGCTCGACCGGCTGGTGGGCTACAAGGTCTCGCCGCTGCTGTGGAAGAAGGTCAAGAGCGGCATTTCCGCCGGGCGCGTGCAGTCCGTGGCCCTCAAGCTCATCGTGGACCGCGAGAAGGAGCGCCTGGCCTTCGTGCCCGAGGAGTACTGGGTGCTGCGGGCCACCCTGGCCGGGGCCGAGCCGCCCGCCTTCGTGGCCGACCTGGCCAAGGTGGCGGGCAAGAAGGCCGAGGTGGGCGACGCCGCCATGGCCCAGGCCGTGGAGGACGAGGCCCGCACGGGGCCCTTCGTGGTGGCCGAGGTCGCCGAGAAGGAGCGCACCCGCCAGCCCGCCCCGCCCTACATCACCTCCACCCTGCAACAGGACGCCAACCGCCGCCTGGGCTACTCGGCCAAGAAGACCATGGGCGCGGCCCAGCGCCTGTACGAGGGCGTGGAGCTGGGCGGCGACCGGGGCCTGACGGCTCTGATCACCTACATGCGTACCGACTCGGTGCGCATTGCCGACGACGCCCGCGACGCGGCGCGCGAGTTCATCATCGGCCGCTTCGGCGAGGACTTCTACCCGCCCAAGGCCCGCCACTTCAAGACCAAGGCCTCGGCCCAGGACGCCCACGAGGCCATCCGCCCCGTGGACGTGGCCATCACCCCCGAAGACGTGCAGGCCGCCCTGCCCGCCGAGCAGTTCCAGCTCTACAAGCTCATCTGGCGGCGCTTCGTGGCCTCGCAGATGGCCGCCGCCCGCTTCTGGGACACCACGGTGGACATCGCTGCGGGCAGCACCCTGTGGCGCGCCAAGGGCGAGCGGATGCTCTTCGCGGGCTTCCTCAGGGTGCTGGGCGGCCAGGACGACGAGCAGGGCCCGGACAACGAGCTGCCGCGCCTGGAAGCGGGCCAGACCCTGACCCTGGCCGACTTCTCCAAGGAGCAGAAGTTCACCCAGCCCCCGCCGCGCTACAGCGAGGCCTCGCTGGTGCGCGAGTTGGAGGAGAAGGGCATCGGCCGCCCCTCGACCTACGCGGCCATCATCTCCACCATCCTGGGCCGCGAGTACGTGGAGCAGGTCAACAAGCGCTTCGCGCCCACGGACCTGGGCGTGGTGGTCAGCGACCTGTTGAGCGAGCACTTCCCCCGGCTGATGGACGTGGGCTTCACGGCGGGCATGGAAGAAGGCCTGGACAAGGTGGCCGACGGCCAGCAGGACTGGATCGGGCTGCTCAAGGAGTTCACCGCCGACTTCTACCCCTCCCTGGAGCAGGCCCGTGTAGGCATGCGCCGGGTCAAGGCCGGGCTGGACACCGGGGTGGCCTGCGAAATCTGCGGCAAGCCCATGGTCATCAAGTTCGGCCGCGCGGGCACCTTCCTGGCCTGCACGGGCTACCCCGACTGCCGCAACACCAAGAACTTCACGCGCAACGAGGAAGGCCGCATCGAGATCGTGGAGGCCGCGCGGGTGGAGCCCGAGAAGGTCGGGCGCGCCTGCCCCGACTGCGGCGGCGACCTGGTGATCAAGAACGCGCGCACGGGCAGCCGCTTCATCGCCTGCAACAACTACCCCGACTGCACCTACGCCGAGCCCTTCTCCACGGGCGTGCCCTGCCCGCAGTGCGGCAAGGGCGAGCTGGTGGAAAAGTCCTCGCGCCGGGGCAAGCTGTTCTTCTCGTGCAGCCGCTACCCCGAGTGCGACTACGCCCTGTGGAACAAGCCGGTGCAGACCCCCTGCTCCGCCTGCGGCTGGCCCATTCTCGAAGAAAAGACCACCAAGACCCGGGGCCGCCACCTGGCCTGCCCCAACAAGGCCTGCCGCCACACCCGGGACCTGGACGAGGAATAG
- the era gene encoding GTPase Era — protein sequence MTTQQNPFRFGTVALLGPPNAGKSTLLNTVLGQKVAIVTPKPQTTRNQITGILTDEGAQIVFLDTPGVHRMKGRLNRFLNLSAWQAVEQADAVVVLADAGLYAKKPALLDKELAPLVEGVRRLAQPVFVAVNKIDQVRDKAGLLPVMQALGALWPQAEVFPVSAASGQGVPELLGAVRAVLPEGQAMFPEDQLSTLPLRFLAAEAIREQLFLALRQELPYSVAVEIEQWEEIDGLTRIGGLIWVGRDSHKAMVIGKGGQTLKAVGQAARQELKALVGGKVHLELWAKVRRDWTEDPHFLRGLGLGE from the coding sequence ATGACAACACAACAAAATCCTTTCCGCTTCGGGACGGTGGCCCTGCTGGGCCCGCCCAACGCGGGCAAGTCCACCCTTTTGAACACCGTGCTCGGGCAGAAGGTGGCCATCGTCACCCCCAAGCCCCAGACCACCCGCAACCAGATCACCGGCATCCTCACCGACGAGGGCGCGCAGATCGTGTTCCTCGACACCCCGGGCGTGCACCGCATGAAGGGGCGGCTGAACCGCTTCCTGAATCTGTCGGCCTGGCAGGCCGTGGAGCAGGCCGACGCCGTGGTGGTGCTGGCCGACGCGGGCCTGTACGCCAAGAAACCGGCCCTGCTGGACAAGGAGCTGGCGCCCCTGGTGGAGGGCGTGCGCCGTCTGGCCCAGCCGGTGTTCGTGGCCGTGAACAAGATCGACCAGGTGCGCGACAAGGCGGGGCTCTTGCCGGTGATGCAGGCCCTGGGGGCGCTGTGGCCGCAGGCCGAGGTCTTCCCGGTGTCGGCGGCCTCGGGCCAGGGCGTGCCCGAGCTGCTGGGCGCGGTGCGCGCCGTGCTGCCCGAGGGCCAGGCCATGTTCCCCGAGGACCAGCTCTCCACCCTGCCGCTGCGCTTTCTGGCCGCCGAGGCCATCCGCGAGCAGCTCTTTTTGGCCCTGCGCCAGGAGCTGCCGTACTCCGTGGCCGTGGAGATCGAGCAGTGGGAGGAGATCGACGGCCTGACGCGCATCGGCGGGCTGATCTGGGTCGGGCGCGACAGCCACAAGGCCATGGTCATCGGCAAGGGCGGGCAGACCCTCAAGGCCGTGGGCCAGGCCGCGCGCCAGGAGCTCAAGGCCCTGGTGGGCGGCAAGGTCCACCTGGAGCTGTGGGCCAAGGTCCGCCGCGACTGGACCGAGGACCCGCACTTCCTGCGCGGCCTGGGGCTGGGGGAGTAG